From the genome of Actinomycetota bacterium, one region includes:
- a CDS encoding LLM class flavin-dependent oxidoreductase, which translates to MKAPRFGISIIPSASGRSDPVAEAVHAEELGFDLVTVWDHPHGEHPSFETWTLMTRIAARTSRIRVASDVLGLPLRLPALTAKMAESLDRLSNGRLILGLGGGGSDAEFAGYGAPMRAPDEKVEALEEALTVIRGAWAEPAFTFKGRHYRTDGTQLEPKPAHSIPIWLGTYGPRARELTGRLADGWIPSLAYLPLPQARRSIVDVRASAERAGRDPDDLDYAVNVGVRIGGPAPPDEDRRLGGEPDEIIERVLEILDGGFTVVNFFVGGRREDQAERLAIEVLPVVRQTPT; encoded by the coding sequence ATGAAGGCGCCACGGTTCGGCATCTCGATCATCCCCTCGGCGTCCGGCCGTTCGGACCCGGTCGCCGAAGCGGTTCACGCGGAGGAGCTCGGTTTCGACCTCGTCACGGTCTGGGACCACCCGCATGGCGAGCACCCGTCGTTCGAGACGTGGACCCTGATGACACGGATCGCCGCCCGGACGAGCCGGATCCGCGTGGCGTCCGACGTGCTCGGCCTTCCGCTCCGCCTGCCGGCCCTGACGGCAAAGATGGCCGAATCGCTGGATCGACTCTCCAACGGCCGCCTGATCCTCGGCCTCGGCGGAGGAGGCAGCGACGCGGAGTTCGCAGGTTACGGCGCGCCCATGAGGGCGCCCGACGAGAAGGTCGAGGCGCTCGAAGAGGCGCTCACCGTGATCCGCGGTGCTTGGGCGGAGCCGGCGTTCACGTTCAAGGGGCGGCACTACCGAACGGATGGCACGCAGCTCGAGCCCAAACCGGCCCATTCGATCCCCATCTGGCTCGGCACGTACGGGCCGAGGGCGCGAGAGCTCACGGGCCGCTTGGCGGACGGATGGATCCCGTCGCTCGCCTACCTCCCCCTGCCGCAGGCAAGACGGAGCATCGTGGACGTTCGCGCATCGGCGGAGCGCGCCGGGCGAGACCCGGATGATCTCGACTACGCCGTCAACGTCGGCGTCAGGATCGGTGGTCCGGCGCCACCCGATGAGGATCGAAGGCTGGGCGGGGAGCCGGACGAGATCATCGAGCGCGTCCTGGAGATCCTCGACGGCGGCTTCACCGTCGTGAATTTCTTCGTCGGGGGGCGCCGCGAGGATCAGGCGGAACGGTTGGCGATCGAGGTCCTTCCGGTCGTACGTCAGACCCCTACCTGA
- a CDS encoding ammonium transporter → MDTGDTAWVLMCAALVMFMTPGLALFYGGLVRTKNVLGTIMQSFFALALVTVLWTLIGYTLAFGRDVGGVIGGLSFLGLNDVGLEPSETYGTTVPHLAFSTYQLMFAIITPALITGAVAERMRFSAYALFLGLWSILVYAPVAHWVFADGWLGLSGVGALDFAGGTVVHINAGAAALAAIVFLGKRRGFGRQAFIPHDVPMVILGASILWFGWFGFNAGSALGANGLAASAFTVTNLATAAAVLGWLLFERVKHGRATTIGAATGAVAGLVAITPAAGFVEPWAAIVIGFAAGAVCFFVVNLKARIGYDDSLDVVGVHLVGGIVGALFTGVFASAAVNGFSGGLVQLGRQALAVGATMAFSFAMTLGILKVVDMLVGVRVSEEEELTGLDLSQHSEVAYTSSEGSGALAGQQDTVIAVPETPTPAVPAYRETRIGASTKP, encoded by the coding sequence ATCGACACCGGCGACACCGCTTGGGTCCTCATGTGCGCGGCGTTGGTGATGTTCATGACGCCGGGCTTGGCGCTGTTCTACGGCGGCCTGGTGCGAACGAAGAACGTGCTGGGGACGATCATGCAGTCGTTCTTCGCCCTCGCGCTGGTCACCGTGCTGTGGACGCTGATCGGGTACACGCTGGCATTCGGGCGGGACGTCGGTGGCGTGATCGGCGGTCTGTCGTTCCTGGGCCTGAACGACGTCGGCCTCGAGCCGAGCGAGACGTACGGGACGACGGTCCCCCACCTTGCGTTCAGCACCTACCAGCTGATGTTCGCGATCATCACGCCAGCGCTCATCACTGGCGCCGTTGCCGAGCGCATGCGGTTCTCCGCGTACGCTCTATTCCTCGGCCTGTGGTCGATCCTCGTCTACGCGCCCGTCGCGCACTGGGTCTTCGCGGACGGGTGGTTGGGCCTCTCGGGCGTCGGCGCGCTCGACTTCGCCGGTGGAACCGTGGTGCACATCAACGCCGGCGCCGCCGCGCTCGCGGCGATCGTGTTCCTCGGCAAGCGACGCGGGTTCGGTCGGCAGGCGTTCATCCCCCACGACGTGCCGATGGTGATCCTCGGCGCCTCGATCCTGTGGTTCGGGTGGTTCGGGTTCAACGCAGGGTCGGCGCTCGGCGCCAACGGCCTGGCCGCGTCTGCCTTCACCGTTACCAACCTCGCCACCGCGGCAGCGGTCCTCGGTTGGCTCCTGTTCGAGCGGGTCAAGCACGGGCGGGCCACGACGATCGGCGCCGCCACGGGCGCCGTGGCAGGGCTCGTCGCGATCACGCCGGCGGCCGGCTTCGTCGAACCCTGGGCGGCTATCGTCATCGGCTTCGCGGCGGGCGCCGTCTGCTTCTTCGTCGTGAACCTGAAAGCGCGGATCGGCTACGACGACTCGCTCGACGTCGTTGGAGTGCACCTGGTCGGCGGCATCGTCGGCGCGCTGTTCACGGGCGTGTTCGCCAGCGCCGCGGTGAACGGCTTCTCCGGCGGGCTCGTTCAGCTGGGCCGGCAGGCGCTCGCCGTCGGGGCGACGATGGCCTTCTCGTTCGCGATGACGCTCGGGATCCTGAAGGTCGTCGACATGCTCGTCGGCGTGCGAGTCAGCGAGGAAGAGGAGCTGACGGGGCTCGACCTGTCGCAGCATTCGGAGGTCGCCTACACGTCGAGCGAGGGATCCGGTGCGCTCGCGGGGCAGCAGGATACGGTGATCGCCGTCCCTGAAACGCCCACGCCCGCCGTTCCGGCGTACCGCGAGACCCGGATCGGGGCCTCCACGAAGCCGTAG